In a genomic window of Magnolia sinica isolate HGM2019 chromosome 14, MsV1, whole genome shotgun sequence:
- the LOC131224896 gene encoding vinorine synthase-like, with the protein MWKVHIISTETIKPSSPTPPHLSKILLSLLDQLNRPHYIRFVLFYSNNGGSPLDNCQQLKKSLSETLSRFYPLAGRIEGDSSIECNDMGAGFIQARVDGQLTEYLRMPDIKAVDGFLPCELTRTRSGRDVLLAVQLNSFDCGGLAIGVGISHKVADAASSFMFLNGWAATARGAADEVMAPTFEFAKLIPPIEIPPSMQNSMPMEENLVTKCFVFDGSKIAALRTRATGASYVGQPTRVETVSALIWRCIIKLRPSTASVAFHIVNLRRRMVPPLPDHLFGNFISIGATSPVIDGVGDGDMQHYLESELKDAIRKVDGNDIIKLRGLDGPQEILAFLKALSEKCSSQSGMDLCYFNSWCGFPIYDVDFGWGRPIWDVTLSKVALKKQGKTIGVDILRLLLAISRAVGKGGVSVCCR; encoded by the exons ATGTGGAAGGTTCATATCATCTCTACAGAAACCATCAAACCATCATCTCCAACTCCTCCTCACCTTTCCAAGATCCTGCTCTCCTTGCTGGACCAGCTCAACCGTCCGCACTACATCCGCTTTGTTCTCTTCTACTCCAACAATGGCGGCAGCCCACTCGATAATTGTCAACAGCTGAAGAAATCTCTATCAGAAACCTTGAGCCGCTTCTACCCACTAGCTGGTCGGATAGAAGGAGACAGCTCGATCGAGTGTAACGACATGGGTGCTGGTTTCATACAAGCCCGAGTCGACGGTCAGCTTACGGAGTATCTCCGAATGCCTGATATCAAGGCAGTCGATGGATTCCTCCCTTGCGAGCTTACTCGCACCAGGTCTGGTAGGGATGTCCTTCTGGCAGTCCAACTCAACTCATTCGACTGTGGGGGACTGGCGATCGGCGTCGGCATATCACACAAGGTCGCCGATGCGGCCTCTTCGTTCATGTTCCTCAATGGGTGGGCCGCGACGGCTCGTGGGGCTGCTGATGAAGTGATGGCCCCCACTTTCGAGTTCGCTAAGCTTATCCCACCGATAGAAATCCCACCGTCTATGCAGAACTCTATGCCCATGGAAGAGAATCTCGTGACCAAGTGTTTTGTGTTCGACGGCTCAAAGATTGCCGCGCTACGTACTAGAGCTACCGGTGCCTCGTACGTGGGCCAGCCCACCCGTGTTGAGACAGTATCGGCGCTCATCTGGAGATGTATCATTAAGCTGAGACCCTCGACGGCATCCGTCGCATTTCATATCGTTAATTTACGTAGACGGATGGTGCCGCCATTGCCAGACCATTTGTTTGGCAATTTTATAAGCATTGGTGCAACTTCACCAGTAATAGATGGAGTGGGAGATGGGGACATGCAACACTACTTAGAAAGCGAACTCAAGGATGCAATAAGGAAAGTGGACGGTAATGATATTATAAAATTGCGAGGACTAGATGGGCCTCAAGAGATCCTTGCGTTCCTTAAAGCTTTGAGTGAGAAGTGTTCTAGTCAATCCGGTATGGATCTTTGTTACTTCAATAGTTGGTGTGGTTTTCCCATCTATGATGTGGATTTCGGTTGGGGACGGCCCATTTGG gatgttacactttCAAAGGTAGCACTAAAAAAGCAGGGCAAAACCATCGGTGTTGACATTCTCCGACTGCTTTTAGCCATCAGTAGGGCCGTTGGGAAAGGAGGTGTCAGTGTTTGTTGCCGATAG